AGGACGATCTGCGGGCCCTTGGACTCGCGCAGCACGTCCAGCACGTAGGCCTGGACGCGGTCGCCGGGGCGGTAGGTCTCACGGGGGACCTGCTCGCGCACGGGCAGCACGGCCTCCGCGCGGCCCAGGTCCACCACGATGTTGCCGCGCTCGAACCGGCGGGCGATGCCGGTGACGATCTCGTTCTTGCGGTCCTTGTACTCGTTGAAGACGTTCTCGCGCTCGGCGTCGCGCGTGCGCTGCAGGATGACCTGCTTGGCCGTCTGCGCCGCGATGCGGCCGAAGCCGCGGCGGAAGGTCTTCAGGCGGAGGATGTCGCCGTACTGGTCGTCCTGGGCCTTGGCCTCGGCGGCGTCCTCGTCCCGGTAGAAGATCTGGAAGACGAGCTCGTCGCCGGGCTCCACCTCCATGCCCTTCTTGTGGGCCTCGTCCATGGTGATCTGGTTGACCGCCTGGACGGGGTCGGTGATCTCCGCGACCACGGTGATGGCCTGGAAGAGCTCCACGACGCCCTTGTCCGGGTCGTACTTGGCCTCCAGGTTGCGGTCCTGGCCAAAGTGCTTCTTGGCCGCGGTGTTCATCGCGTCCTCGAGGGTGGCAATGAGCACGGCCCGTTCGATGCCCTTGTCCTTGGCGACCTGATCCAGGACGAGGTTGAGGTTGACTGCCGGGTTGGCGGGCGTGGGCATGGCTTTGTCTTCTCCGAAAATGGGTCCACGGGCGGCCCTGGCGCGAACAGGGTCCCCTGTATGTGGGCTTCTAGAACTCGAACTCCAGATGGGCCTTGGCGATGTCCTTGAAGGGGATGACGAAGACGCCGCCCCCTTCCACGTCCACGGAGATGGCGTCGGCCGCCACATCGGTGAGCGTGCCGCTGAAGTTCTTCCGCGGAGGCTCTCCCAGCGGGCCGAAGGTCTTCACCTTGACCTTCTGCCCCTTCACCCGTTCGAAGTGCGCCGGCTTCTTCAAGGGCCGGTTCACCCCGGGGCTGGACACCTCCAGGTTGTATTCCTGGGGGATGAAGTCCTCCACGTCGAGCACCGGATCCACGGCGCGCGACACCTGGGAGCACTCTTCCAGTCCCACCCGGCCACCGGGCTTGTCGATGAACAGCCGCAACACCCAGCCCTCACGCTCGCGGACGTACTCCACGTCCAGGAGCTCCAGGCCTTCGTTCGCCACGATGGGGTCCAGCAGCGACGCTGCCTTCTCCTCCACCGTCTGTTTGATGTTCTTCGACTCCATGGCCAGGAAACGGGTCTCCAAAAACGCGAAAAGCGGGCACGGCGGCCCACTTTTCGAATGTGATGCGTCGAAAAATGTCGGGGCGTCCGTAACACACGCCCCCTCGGGGTGTAAAGGAAGGACACACCCGGAGGCACCGGGTCAAACGCCCCCCGGGATTGAAGGATTCCCAGGGGTTCCGAGTGACGCCGGTGGCATTATAACGCCCCCATGCACCTCATCGCCGCCGCCCAGATGGTGTCCACCGCGGACAAGGCCCACAACCTGGACGTGGCCACGCGCCTCGTGCGCCAGGCCGCCTCCCTGGGAGCCCACCTGGTGGGCCTGCCGGAGAACTTCTCCTGGATGGGTCCGGAGCCCGAGCGCCCCTCCGCCGCCGAGGGCCTGGACGGCCCCACCCTGAGCCGGATGGCGGAGCTGGCCCGGGGGACGAAGACGACGCTGCTGGCCGGCTCCATCCTGGAGGAGGGAGCGCCCGGCGGCCGGCTCTACAACACCAGCGTCCTGTTCGGCCCGGACGGCGCCCGGCTGGCCGTGTACCGGAAGATGCACCTGTTCGACGTGGACGTCGGCGACGGGGCCACCTACCAGGAGTCCGCCGCGGTCGCCCCCGGGACGGAGGTGGTGGCGGCGGACACGACCGTGGGCCGGCTGGGGATGAGCGTCTGCTACGACCTGCGCTTCCCGGAGCTGTACCGGCGGCTGTCGAAGGACGGGGCGACGCTGCTCGCGGTGCCGGCGGCGTTCACGATGATGACCGGCAAGGACCACTGGGAGGTGCTGCTGCGCGCCCGCGCCATCGAGAACCAGGCGTACGTGCTGGCGCCGGCCCAGGGCGGGCGGCACTCCGCGCAGCGGCTGACGTACGGCCACGCCATGGTGGTGGACCCGTGGGGCCTGGTGACGGCGCGGGCCTCCGAGGGCGAGGGGCTGGCGGTGGCGCCGGTGGATCCGGAGCTCCAGGCACGCATCCGGCGGAATTTGCCGTGCCTGGCGCACAGGCGGCTGGACTAGGCAGGCGCCCGTGCATGGGATGGGGCGGGGGGCCCTTCCAGCGCGGCTTTTGCCGGTTAGAGTGGGCCTTCAGGAAGACCCCTCTGGTGAATGGACGACGCTGGCCTCCCCTGCTTTTCGCGGTCGCACTCATGGCCCTTCCTCCCGGCTGCACCGCCGATGAGAAGCCCCGGGGGCCCACCGAGGCGCCCCTGCCTCCGCCCGTTCCCCGGGCGCATCTGCGGGAGCTGACGGGGGACGTGCAGATCAAACGCGCGGTGGCGGACGAGTGGAGCCCCGCGCGCGACGAGCTTCCCCTCTACGAGAACGACAAGGTCCGCACCGAGGCCGGGGCCAGCGCCCAGCTGGTGTTCGCCAATGGCAGCAGCCTGCACCTGGGAGGCGATTCCCTGGTGGGCATCGCGGAAAGCAAGCTCCGGACGGACGTCACCGTCCTCCGGGGACGGGTGGACGCCACCCTGGAGAAGCCGGCCACCCAGTCGCTGTCCGTCACCACCCCATCCGCCACGGTTCGTGCGGGCAGGAAGATTGAATTCCAATGAAGGCCGCCCTCTGGCTCAGCGCGTGGATGGGGCTGTCCGTGGTGCCGTCAACCGCTCCGGCGGTGGGGCGCGAGCCTCCGGAAGGCGCTCCCCTTCCCGGAAGCGCCACGGCGCCGGGGCCGCGCAAGGCGCCCGGCACGGAGCCGCAGACGGCGCTCAAGGCGCTGGAGATGTCGCGCGCGGCGGTGAAGGCCGCGCCGGACGATGCGCGCCGCCGTGAGGCCGAGGTCCGCCTCAAGGACGCGGAAGAGCACTACCAGGCCGCCCGGTACGCGGACGCGCTGCACAAGGCGGACGAGGCGTGGGCGCTGCTCAACCCGCCCCAGCCGTCCAACTTCACGGTGGAGGTGGACCACGACGGCGGCACCACCACCGTCACCCACCGGCAGGGCCCGCCCGTCACCGTGGAGGCGCAGCACGCCACCCGCGTGCTGGCGAAGGGCGAGTCCGTGCGCGTGCAGCAGGGCACCGTGCTGCCGGAGCCGCCCGGCGCGCCGCAGCTGGCGCAGCCCGCGGACAAGGCGCGGCTCACGCTGAAGGCCTCGTCCGGAACCGGAAGCGGGGCCCTGCTGGGGCCGGTGACGCTGGCGTGGACCGCCGTCGCGGGCGCCACGCGCTACGAGGTGGAGGTCGTCGCGGAAGGCGTGGAAGGCGGAGCGGCTCCGGCGCCGGTGCGCTCCGTGCAGGCTGCTCGGCAATGGACGTTGCCGCCGCTGCCCGCGGGCCGTTATCGCTGGACGGTGACGGCGGTGAGTCCGGAGCAGGGGCGGTCCCTGCCCTCCCAGCCACGGCGCTTCGAGCTGGCCGCGGAATCGCTCGAACTCAACGTCAAGGTGAAGGACGGCTGGCAGAAGTAGCCGCCTGTCCGCGCGAGGAGCCACCGCCGTGCGACTTTTCAAAGCCATCCTCCTCCTGATGCTGGTGGTCAGCATCATCCCCACGCTGATGGTGGGCTGGTTGTCGGTGTCCCATACGCGGGAGCTGCTCATCCGCGACGCGCAGGAGCTGGCGCAGGAGCGCGTGAAGCAGCTGCGGCTCAAGGCGGAGAGCTTCCTGGAGGACCCCACGGAGATGGTGGTGGGGCTGTCCAGCGTGCCGGGCGGCTTCTTCACCCTGTCGCGCGACACGCAGAAGCTGCACATCGCGTCGGTGCTCAACCAGCGCCCGGAGGTGCTGGCGCTCACCGTGTTCGGCGCGGACAAGCAGCGGCTGCCGGGACTGCAGGCCTTCGCGGTGCACGACATGGCGCCCAGCGCGGTGGCGGAGCACGAGGAGCGCGCGCGGGCGCTGCTCGACGAGGGGCTCACCGGGGTGCGCTACTCGGACGTGGTGGCGCCCCAGGGCGGCGGCGGGCCGGTGGTGACGCTGGCCTTCCCCGTGGGCGACCCGGTGCAGGGCTACATGGCCGCGGACCTGACGCTCGCGGGCCTGCGGCAGATGCTGGCGCAGGAGCGCGTGGGCAGCACGGGGTTCGCTTACCTGGCGGACCGGCACGGCCGCTTGATTACCGGCGGCGGCGACCTGGGCGCGGTGGGCGAAGACGTGTCGAAGCGGCTGCCGCTGGCGCACCTGCTCAAGCAGCGCGAGGGCACGCCCGACACGGAGCTGTTCCACGTGGGCAACTTCGGCGAGGGGCGAAACGCGGTGGTGTCCGCGTACTCGGTGCTGCCGGAGGCGGGCTGGGCCATCGTGTCCGAGCAGCCGGTGGAGCACGCCTACCGCCAGGTGGAGACCATGGAGCGGCGCATCCTCCTGGGCCTGGGCGGCGCCATCCTGGTGGCGCTGGTGCTGGCGGCCATCTTCTCCCGCAACCTCACGCAGCCGCTGAAGACCTTCATCGCGACGTCGCTGGAGCTGGCGCGCGGCAAGTTCGGCGTGGAGGTGCACCTCAAGCAGAAGAACGAGCTGGGGGAGCTGGCCCAGACGTTCAACTACATGAGCAAGCAGCTCCTGGCGTACGACATGGAGACGCGCGGCCTCTACGAGAGCCTGGAGAAGGGCTACCTGGAGACCATCGTCGCGCTGGCCAACTCCATCGACTCCAAGGACGCGTACACGCGCGGCCACAGCCAGCGGGTGGGCGACGTGGCGGTGGAGATTGGCAAGGAGCTGAAGCTCACCGAGCGCGAGCTGCGGCAGCTGCAGTACGGCGGCATCCTCCACGACATCGGGAAGATTGGCATCGCGGAGAACATCCTCTGCAAGCAGTCGCGCCTCACCGACCAGGAGATGGCGACGATGCGCGAGCACCCCGCCATCGGCGACGCCATCATCGGCCCCGTCACGTTCCTGGGCCCGGTGCGCGCGTGCGTGCGCCACCACCACGAGCGCTGGGACGGCACGGGCTACCCGGACAAGCTCAAGGGCGAGTCCATCCCGCTGCTCGCGCGCATCGTGGCGTGCGCGGACACGTTCGACGCGTGCACCTCCACGCGCCCCTACCAGAAGGCCATGCCGCTGGAGAAGGCGATGGAGATCCTGGACAACCTGAGCGGCGCGCAGCTGGACCCCAAGGTGGTCCTGGCCCTGCGCGCGGTGCTGGCCCAGCGGGGCGTGCGGCTGGAAGGCCACCGGCAGCCCGTCAAGCTGGCTTCCTGAAGCTCCGCGCCCCGGGCCCCTTCCGGTTTCGCGGCAGCCACCCCACCCCGCCGGAAGGATGGTAGGGAGGGGCTGCTGCCCCAAGCATTGGAAGGTGGACCGGTGAGCAACTTCTGGGATCGCATCAAGCCCGCGCCCAAGCCCGTCAGCGCGACGGATGCGAAGCTGTCCGCGGACGGCGAGTCTTTGACGCTGACGTGGGACGACGGCGCGACGACGACCGCCACCGCGCAGGTGCTGCGTCAGCAGTGCCCGTGCGCCGCGTGCGTGGACGAGTGGACGGCGAAGCGCACGCTGGACCCCTCGCAGGTGCCCGCGAACCTGCGCGTGCTGCAGATGCAGCCCGTGGGCAACTACGCGCTCGCGTTCGTCTTCAGCGACCAGCACAACACGGGCATCTACCCGTGGAAGCACCTGCGCGACATCACCCAGTCGCAGGGGTGATGCGCCCCACCGCGCCTTTCCGGAGGTCCTCGTGACGTCGCGCTATCGGCTGCTGCAACCGCTGGCCACGGGAGGCATGGCGGAGCTGTTCCTGGGAGTGGCGAAGGGCGCGGAGGGCTTCGAGCGTACCGTGGCCATCAAGCGCGTGCTGCCGCACCTGGCCCGCGAGACGGACATCGCGAACATGTTCGTCTCCGAGGCGCGGCTGGCCATGCTGCTGCAGCACCAGAACATCGTCACCGTGCACGACGTGGGGGAGAGCGCCGAGGGGCTCTTCCTGGTGATGGAGCTGGTGGACGGCTGGGACCTGGGCGCGCTGATGCGCGCGGTGACGCGGCAGGGGCTGCGGATCCCTCCGCACCTGGCGGTGTTCATCGCGAGCCAGGCCCAGGCGGGACTGCAGCACGCGTACCGGCGCCAGCACGGCGGCCAGGTGGTGATGACGGCCCACCGGGACGTGTCGCCGTCCAACCTGCTGGTGTCGCGCGAAGGCGAGGTGAAGGTCACGGACTTCGGCATCGCGCGGCTCGCGGGGCTGTCGCGCACGGAGCCCGGGGCGTTCAAGGGCAAGGTGCCCTACGCGGCACCGGAGGTCCTCCGGGGCGAGCCGGCCACGGCGCTGAGCGACCAGTTCTCGCTGGGAACGCTGCTGGCGGAGATGCTCGCGGGGCAGCACCCGTTCGGCGGATCCGCGGAGCCGATGGCGGTCGCGCACTCCATCCTCAACCGCGCGCCCGCGTCGCTGCCGGACGTGCCGGCGTCGCTGGCCACGCTGGTGCTGCGCATGCTGTCGCGCGACCCGGCGGGCCGCTTCCCGGAGCCGGAGGACGTGTCGGAGGCGCTCGCGCGGTGGCTGGCGACGACGGGTGAGCCCGCGTCGTCGCATGCGCTGGCGACCTTCCTTCGAGGAGTGCGGCTGCCCATGTCCGTGGGGGAAGTGGCCCGGGCCGCCCTGGCGGAGGCTCCGGCGTCGACCTCCGCTTCGTTCGAGATGTCCGCCGCGCCGCGCGAGGGCGTGGCCCCGGGGCGGGCTCCCTCCTCGCCCGGCTCCGCCTCGGTGACGATGGCCTATGGCGGCGCGGCTGCCGCGGCTTCGGGCGCGGTGGCGTCCGCGCCGTGGAGGGCGCCAGCGGCGGCCATCCCCGTGGGGGCGGAGGAAGAGGAGCCATGGAGCCCGCCAGTGGGAGGCGTCTCGCTGTCCGCGTCCGGCGCCGTGGTCCACACCTGCGCGCTGTGTGGCTCGGCCCTGGAGTCCCCTGAGTCGCCCTGCGAGTCCTGCACGCGCGGGCCTTCCGCGACCGCGTCACCCGTGGCTCCTGAGACCGCGGGACCGGGGACGGCGACGGGACACGGCGCTGGCGCCGCCCCTGCCTCCGCGAGCGCGCCCGCGTGGCCCGGCGCCGAGCCCGTGGCTCCCCGAGGAGCGGGCCCAGGCCCTTCGCGGCCTCCGGTGGGCGCGACTCCGGCCCGGGCGGCGGCAGGCGCTGGGGCCGGGACCGCGCGAGGGACGGAGTCCGCAGCGTCCGCACGGCCTCAAGCGAATGCACCCGCGAGGGCGAAGTCTTCGCCGGCCGCAGGGAATGCGGCGGCCTCCTCCGCGGCCCAGGCTCCGGCGAATGCGCCCGCCCTGGCCACGCAGTCCATCTCGGACGTGGACGAGTCCGAGCGGATGAACCGGCCCAGCATCCGTCAGGCGGGCCAGGGCGACCTGGAGCTGGAGGCGCGCGCGCCCCGTCCGGAGGGCACGACGTACGAGCTCGAGCCCGTGGCCTCCTCCCGTCCCCGCAGGCGCTGGGGCCTGGCGGTGGCGCTGTTCGGCGTCGCGGCGGTGCTCGCGGCGGGCACGCTGTACCTGTGGCCCCGCTACGAGGCCCAGGTGCTGCACGCGCTCGGCGCTCCGACGGCGCTGCTGTCCATCCGCAGCGAGCCCCCCGGCGCCACCGTCCTGGTGGACGGCGTGGAGGTGGGCGTGACGCCGCTGGCGATGGACAACACCTACCCCTCGCGCTCCATCTCCGTGCAGCTCAAGCTCAAGGGCTACCGCGCCTGGACGGGCTCGTTCATGGGCGGCAAGAAGGCGGACGTGGAGGCGGAGCTCAGGCGCTGACGCGTCACCGAGCTCCAAGCTCCGGGGCGGCCCGCCCTACTTCACCAGCCGCAGGTGGCCACGGCGCGGCGGCTGCGGCTCGTCCGGGGGCCCACCCTCGGGCGGCGGCGGGGCCACTTCCGGACGCGACTCCGGCTCATCGGTGCGCTCGGCCTGGACCTCGCGCAGGAAGGCGCGGGGCCTTTCTGCGGCGACGGGCACGGGCACGGGCGTGGGCGGCGGCGGACGCGCGACGGAGGCTGACGCCACCGGGGGCTGCTGGAGCAGCTCCGGCGGCATCTCCTCCGGGTACATCCAGAACTCCTTCGTCACGTGGCTGGCGATGGCGAACAACGCCGACCAGGGCACCGCCACCGTGAAGCGCGAACCGGAGAAGCTCAGCGTGGAGCGCACGCCCCACTCCCCTACCGTGAGGTCGGGTGGCTCGAAGCGGTAGGAGAGGTTGAGGCGCAGGTGTGCTTCGCCTCGGAGGCTGGCGGGGACGAGCACGCCGGGGCGGCGCGCGTCCAGGTGGATCATCACCATCCCCTGGTCGAGCGCGGCCAGCAGCCGCTCCTTCTTGTCGGAAACCTTCTTGTCCATTCCAGCCTGTCCAGCGGGGGAATTGCGGGCGCGCCCTCAACGACGGCGCACTTCCCGGTCCATCTCCCGCTTCGTCTCCCGTTCCTTGATGTCGTGGCGGCGGTCTTCGTGCGTCTTGCCGCGGCACAGGCCCAGCTCCACCTTGGCCCGCCCCTTCCTGAAGTACAGCACGAGCGGGATGATGGAGTAACCGCGCTCGCGCACCTTGGCCGTCCACCGGTCTATCTCCGCGCGGTGCATCAGCAGCTTCCGGCCCCGCGTGGGCAGGTGGTCGAAGACACTGGCCGCCTTGTAGGAGCCGATGTGGGCGTTGAGCAGGAACAGCTCCGTGCCCTTCTGGAGCGCGTAGGCGTCCGACAGGTTGGCCGTTCCTTCACGCAACGACTTCACCTCGCTCCCCGTGAGCTCCAGCCCGGCCTCTATCTTCTCGTCCACCGTGTAGTCGAAGCGCGCACGCCGGTTCTCGGCAATGAGCTTCACCCCCGGCTCCGCACCCACACCCTTCGACTTTCCAGCGGCCATAACGTGTCCCGGGTCTCCTAACCGGCCAGCGGCATGTTGTCGATGAGCCGCGTGGTGCCCGAGAAGGCCGCCACCAGCATGCGCGCCGTCTGTCCGGGCGCCACCGTCACCAGGGGTGAGAGCGTCCCGGCGTCCCGCACCTCCACGTAGTCCTCCCGGAGGTCCGCCGCCTGCAATTCACGGCGGGCGGCCTCCACGAGCGCTCCCGTGTCCCGGGTGCCGGAGGCGAGCAGGGCCTGGGCCGCCCGGATGCCCTTCGACAGGGCGAGCGCCCGGCGGCGTTCATCCGCGGACAGGTAGGCGTTGCGGCTGCTCATGGCCAGCCCGTCCGGTTCGCGGATGGTGGGCATGCCCACGATGTCCGCGCCCAGGTGCAGGTCGCGGTTGAGCGTCTTGATGACCTGGAGCTGCTGGTAGTCCTTCTCCCCGAACAGCGCCACGGCCGGGCGGAACAGCGCCAGGAGCTGCGTGACGATGGTGGCGACGCCCCGGAAGTGGCCGGGACGCCGCTCGCCGCACAGCCCCTGGCTCACCTCCGTGACGTCCACGTAGGTCTGGTAGCCCGGGGGGTACATCGCCGCGGGCTCGGGCGCGAACACGGCCGTGACGCCCGCGCTCGCGCACTTCGCCAGGTCTCCCTCGAAGTCGCGCGGGTAGCGCGCCAGGTCCTCGCGGGGACCGAACTGCGTGGGGTTCACGAAGATGGAGGAGGCCACCACGTCCGCGCGCCGGCCGCCCTCCCTCATGAGCGAGACGTGCCCCTCATGCAGGAAGCCCATGGTGGGCACGAGCGCCAGGGACTTCCCCTCCTTCTGGAGGGACGCGACCCAGGCCTTCACTTCCGGAACGGTGCGCAGGACGTGGGGGGCCATGGCTAGACCGGAGCCCCGTAGATGCCGCCGACCTTCTCCGCGGCCTCGCCAGCGCCTTCCGCGTCGGGGACGACGGGCGTGGGCGTCACCAGGCGGATGCCCTTGGTGGCCTTGAAGCTGTGGTCCTCATCCGGGAAGGTGCCCGCGCGCACCTCGGAGAAGTACGTGTTCGCGGCCTCCGTGATGTTCCCGTGCAGGTTGGCGAAGCGCTTGACGAACTTCGGCTTGAAGTCCGGGTTCATGCCCAGCAGGTCGTAGCAGACCAGCACCTGGCCATCACAGTGCTTGCCCGCGCCGATGCCGATGGTCGGAATCTTCAGGCTCTGGGTGATGGTGCGCGCCAGCTCCAGCGGCACGCCCTCCAGCACCAGCGCGTAGGCCCCCGCGGCCTCCAGCGCGAGCGCGTCATCCAGCATGCGGCGCGCGGCGTCCTCGTCGCGGCCCTGCACCACGTAGCCGCCCATCTTGTGCACCGACTGCGGCGTCA
This genomic stretch from Corallococcus caeni harbors:
- the rimP gene encoding ribosome maturation factor RimP, translated to MESKNIKQTVEEKAASLLDPIVANEGLELLDVEYVREREGWVLRLFIDKPGGRVGLEECSQVSRAVDPVLDVEDFIPQEYNLEVSSPGVNRPLKKPAHFERVKGQKVKVKTFGPLGEPPRKNFSGTLTDVAADAISVDVEGGGVFVIPFKDIAKAHLEFEF
- a CDS encoding carbon-nitrogen hydrolase family protein, whose amino-acid sequence is MHLIAAAQMVSTADKAHNLDVATRLVRQAASLGAHLVGLPENFSWMGPEPERPSAAEGLDGPTLSRMAELARGTKTTLLAGSILEEGAPGGRLYNTSVLFGPDGARLAVYRKMHLFDVDVGDGATYQESAAVAPGTEVVAADTTVGRLGMSVCYDLRFPELYRRLSKDGATLLAVPAAFTMMTGKDHWEVLLRARAIENQAYVLAPAQGGRHSAQRLTYGHAMVVDPWGLVTARASEGEGLAVAPVDPELQARIRRNLPCLAHRRLD
- a CDS encoding FecR family protein, which gives rise to MALPPGCTADEKPRGPTEAPLPPPVPRAHLRELTGDVQIKRAVADEWSPARDELPLYENDKVRTEAGASAQLVFANGSSLHLGGDSLVGIAESKLRTDVTVLRGRVDATLEKPATQSLSVTTPSATVRAGRKIEFQ
- a CDS encoding peptidoglycan-binding protein LysM, translating into MKAALWLSAWMGLSVVPSTAPAVGREPPEGAPLPGSATAPGPRKAPGTEPQTALKALEMSRAAVKAAPDDARRREAEVRLKDAEEHYQAARYADALHKADEAWALLNPPQPSNFTVEVDHDGGTTTVTHRQGPPVTVEAQHATRVLAKGESVRVQQGTVLPEPPGAPQLAQPADKARLTLKASSGTGSGALLGPVTLAWTAVAGATRYEVEVVAEGVEGGAAPAPVRSVQAARQWTLPPLPAGRYRWTVTAVSPEQGRSLPSQPRRFELAAESLELNVKVKDGWQK
- a CDS encoding HD domain-containing phosphohydrolase; this encodes MRLFKAILLLMLVVSIIPTLMVGWLSVSHTRELLIRDAQELAQERVKQLRLKAESFLEDPTEMVVGLSSVPGGFFTLSRDTQKLHIASVLNQRPEVLALTVFGADKQRLPGLQAFAVHDMAPSAVAEHEERARALLDEGLTGVRYSDVVAPQGGGGPVVTLAFPVGDPVQGYMAADLTLAGLRQMLAQERVGSTGFAYLADRHGRLITGGGDLGAVGEDVSKRLPLAHLLKQREGTPDTELFHVGNFGEGRNAVVSAYSVLPEAGWAIVSEQPVEHAYRQVETMERRILLGLGGAILVALVLAAIFSRNLTQPLKTFIATSLELARGKFGVEVHLKQKNELGELAQTFNYMSKQLLAYDMETRGLYESLEKGYLETIVALANSIDSKDAYTRGHSQRVGDVAVEIGKELKLTERELRQLQYGGILHDIGKIGIAENILCKQSRLTDQEMATMREHPAIGDAIIGPVTFLGPVRACVRHHHERWDGTGYPDKLKGESIPLLARIVACADTFDACTSTRPYQKAMPLEKAMEILDNLSGAQLDPKVVLALRAVLAQRGVRLEGHRQPVKLAS
- a CDS encoding gamma-butyrobetaine hydroxylase-like domain-containing protein, coding for MSNFWDRIKPAPKPVSATDAKLSADGESLTLTWDDGATTTATAQVLRQQCPCAACVDEWTAKRTLDPSQVPANLRVLQMQPVGNYALAFVFSDQHNTGIYPWKHLRDITQSQG
- a CDS encoding serine/threonine-protein kinase, whose amino-acid sequence is MTSRYRLLQPLATGGMAELFLGVAKGAEGFERTVAIKRVLPHLARETDIANMFVSEARLAMLLQHQNIVTVHDVGESAEGLFLVMELVDGWDLGALMRAVTRQGLRIPPHLAVFIASQAQAGLQHAYRRQHGGQVVMTAHRDVSPSNLLVSREGEVKVTDFGIARLAGLSRTEPGAFKGKVPYAAPEVLRGEPATALSDQFSLGTLLAEMLAGQHPFGGSAEPMAVAHSILNRAPASLPDVPASLATLVLRMLSRDPAGRFPEPEDVSEALARWLATTGEPASSHALATFLRGVRLPMSVGEVARAALAEAPASTSASFEMSAAPREGVAPGRAPSSPGSASVTMAYGGAAAAASGAVASAPWRAPAAAIPVGAEEEEPWSPPVGGVSLSASGAVVHTCALCGSALESPESPCESCTRGPSATASPVAPETAGPGTATGHGAGAAPASASAPAWPGAEPVAPRGAGPGPSRPPVGATPARAAAGAGAGTARGTESAASARPQANAPARAKSSPAAGNAAASSAAQAPANAPALATQSISDVDESERMNRPSIRQAGQGDLELEARAPRPEGTTYELEPVASSRPRRRWGLAVALFGVAAVLAAGTLYLWPRYEAQVLHALGAPTALLSIRSEPPGATVLVDGVEVGVTPLAMDNTYPSRSISVQLKLKGYRAWTGSFMGGKKADVEAELRR
- a CDS encoding ClpXP protease specificity-enhancing factor SspB — encoded protein: MDKKVSDKKERLLAALDQGMVMIHLDARRPGVLVPASLRGEAHLRLNLSYRFEPPDLTVGEWGVRSTLSFSGSRFTVAVPWSALFAIASHVTKEFWMYPEEMPPELLQQPPVASASVARPPPPTPVPVPVAAERPRAFLREVQAERTDEPESRPEVAPPPPEGGPPDEPQPPRRGHLRLVK
- the smpB gene encoding SsrA-binding protein SmpB, coding for MAAGKSKGVGAEPGVKLIAENRRARFDYTVDEKIEAGLELTGSEVKSLREGTANLSDAYALQKGTELFLLNAHIGSYKAASVFDHLPTRGRKLLMHRAEIDRWTAKVRERGYSIIPLVLYFRKGRAKVELGLCRGKTHEDRRHDIKERETKREMDREVRRR
- the panC gene encoding pantoate--beta-alanine ligase: MAPHVLRTVPEVKAWVASLQKEGKSLALVPTMGFLHEGHVSLMREGGRRADVVASSIFVNPTQFGPREDLARYPRDFEGDLAKCASAGVTAVFAPEPAAMYPPGYQTYVDVTEVSQGLCGERRPGHFRGVATIVTQLLALFRPAVALFGEKDYQQLQVIKTLNRDLHLGADIVGMPTIREPDGLAMSSRNAYLSADERRRALALSKGIRAAQALLASGTRDTGALVEAARRELQAADLREDYVEVRDAGTLSPLVTVAPGQTARMLVAAFSGTTRLIDNMPLAG
- the panB gene encoding 3-methyl-2-oxobutanoate hydroxymethyltransferase, with product MKDKVTIHTLKRLKQSGQKICMVTAYDATFARILDEGGADVLLVGDSLGMVIQGQDSTLPVTMDQMVYHSAAVSRGAKRAHVVGDLPFMSYQVSPQEAVRNAGRLVSEGNVGSVKLEGGAEFADTVRAIVRASIPVMGHLGLTPQSVHKMGGYVVQGRDEDAARRMLDDALALEAAGAYALVLEGVPLELARTITQSLKIPTIGIGAGKHCDGQVLVCYDLLGMNPDFKPKFVKRFANLHGNITEAANTYFSEVRAGTFPDEDHSFKATKGIRLVTPTPVVPDAEGAGEAAEKVGGIYGAPV